A stretch of the Musa acuminata AAA Group cultivar baxijiao chromosome BXJ2-7, Cavendish_Baxijiao_AAA, whole genome shotgun sequence genome encodes the following:
- the LOC103990928 gene encoding type IV inositol polyphosphate 5-phosphatase 7-like isoform X1, translating into MRDENSKKSKFSWSKSLVRKWFNIKNKSQDFHADDDVFVGRGDDREWRMGSAESEACMVKKSRTEQMNKKNMDRARRRRSDVDLAQATDVHDYRIFVSTWNVGGKSPPKNLNLEEWLHASPPADIYVLGFQEIVPLNAGNVLGAEDNGPAKKWLTLIRRTLNTLPGTHGCGSYSTPSPVPDPLVELDADFEGSSVRQHNSSYFHRHSFHSMSRSLRINGDIMELHPRLDRRFSVCDRVSTGSRPSDFDSNFRCGDSSDDEKVGEQSPSAGIFSPSSYAYGAPQYMGERNRSSSHTGSRYCLVASKQMVGIFLTIWVRSEIRGDVQNLKVSCVGRGLMGCLGNKVGSISISMTLHQTSFCFICSHLTSGQKEGDEARRNLDVMEILKKTRFPRVQKACDEKTRETILDHDRIIWLGDLNYRIALSYQSAKALVEMHNWRALLEKDQLRMEQRCGRVFEGWKEGRICFPPTYKYSNNSDRYTGDDMHRKEKRRTPAWCDRILWYGRGLTQLSYVRGESRFSDHRPVYGTFTAKVEIINHNRIKKNMGSSSRIEVEELLPYSHGYTELSFY; encoded by the exons ATGAGAGATGAGAACTCGAAGAAAAGCAAG TTTTCATGGTCCAAATCCCTGGTTAGAAAATGGTTCAACATCAAGAACAAATCTCAGGACTTCCATGCGGATGATGATGTTTTTGTTGGAAGAG GAGACGATAGGGAATGGAGGATGGGTTCTGCAGAGAGTGAGGCATGCATGGTGAAAAAGAGCAGAACAG AGCAAATGAACAAGAAGAATATGGATCGAGCCCGACGAAGAAGATCTGATGTTGATTTGGCTCAAGCTACTGACGTTCATGACTATAG AATTTTTGTGTCGACATGGAATGTTGGTggaaaatctccaccaaaaaattTGAATCTTGAGGAATGGCTTCATGCCTCACCTCCTGCAGACATATATGTTTTGGG ATTTCAGGAGATTGTTCCTCTCAATGCCGGAAATGTTCTTGGTGCAGAAGACAATGGTCCAGCAAAGAAATGGTTGACACTCATTAGAAGGACACTGAACACCCTTCCTGGAACACATGGATGTGGCAGCTATAGCACACCGTCCCCAGTTCCTGATCCACTTGTGGAGCTAGATGCTGATTTTGAGGGTTCCTCAGTGAGGCAACACAATTCATCATACTTCCACCGACATTCATTCCATTCCATGAGTCGTAGTTTACGAATTAATGGTGATATCATGGAACTGCATCCAAGGCTGGATCGCCGTTTCAGTGTTTGTGACCGAGTAAGCACTGGGAGCAGGCCAAGTGATTTTGATTCAAATTTTAGATGTGGAGATTCATCTGATGATGAGAAAGTTGGGGAACAATCTCCTTCTGCTGGAATTTTCTCACCGTCGTCATATGCTTATGGTGCTCCGCAATATATGGGAGAAAGAAATAGATCATCATCCCACACTGG TTCTAGGTATTGCTTGGTTGCCAGTAAGCAGATGGTTGGCATATTTCTAACAATTTGGGTGCGAAGTGAAATTAGGGGTGATGTACAGAACTTGAAGGTTTCTTGTGTTGGAAGGGGACTGATGGGTTGTCTTGGAAATAAGGTA GGTTCAATATCAATTAGCATGACTTTGCACCAAACAAGCTTCTGCTTCATCTGTAGTCATTTGACCTCAGGACAGAAAGAGGGGGATGAAGCACGGAGGAACTTAGATGTGATGGAGATTTTAAAAAAGACGAGGTTTCCTCGGGTGCAAAAGGCATGTGATGAGAAGACTCGTGAAACAATTCTCGATCATGA TCGTATCATATGGCTTGGTGATTTAAATTACCGCATCGCTCTTTCATATCAGTCCGCAAAGGCTTTAGTTGAGATGCACAACTGGAGAGCTTTGTTGGAAAAAGATCAG cTTCGAATGGAGCAAAGATGTGGCCGTGTTTTTGAGGGATGGAAAGAAGGAAGGATATGTTTTCCTCCCACCTATAAATACTCGAACAACTCTGATCGATACACAGGGGATGACATGCACAGAAAAGAGAAACGGCGGACACCTGCATG GTGTGACCGGATTTTATGGTATGGTAGAGGTCTTACTCAGTTGTCTTATGTACGTGGGGAGTCTAGATTCTCCGACCACAGACCTGTATATGGTACTTTTACTGCAAAGGTTGAAATAATCAATCACAACCGGATTAAGAAAAACATGGGTTCTAGCTCTCGGATAGAGGTGGAGGAACTCTTGCCCTACTCGCATGGTTACACAGAACTCAGTTTCTACTGA
- the LOC103990928 gene encoding type IV inositol polyphosphate 5-phosphatase 7-like isoform X3 has translation MRDENSKKSKFSWSKSLVRKWFNIKNKSQDFHADDDVFVGRGDDREWRMGSAESEACMVKKSRTEQMNKKNMDRARRRRSDVDLAQATDVHDYRIFVSTWNVGGKSPPKNLNLEEWLHASPPADIYVLGFQEIVPLNAGNVLGAEDNGPAKKWLTLIRRTLNTLPGTHGCGSYSTPSPVPDPLVELDADFEGSSVRQHNSSYFHRHSFHSMSRSLRINGDIMELHPRLDRRFSVCDRVSTGSRPSDFDSNFRCGDSSDDEKVGEQSPSAGIFSPSSYAYGAPQYMGERNRSSSHTGYCLVASKQMVGIFLTIWVRSEIRGDVQNLKVSCVGRGLMGCLGNKVGSISISMTLHQTSFCFICSHLTSGQKEGDEARRNLDVMEILKKTRFPRVQKACDEKTRETILDHDRIIWLGDLNYRIALSYQSAKALVEMHNWRALLEKDQLRMEQRCGRVFEGWKEGRICFPPTYKYSNNSDRYTGDDMHRKEKRRTPAWCDRILWYGRGLTQLSYVRGESRFSDHRPVYGTFTAKVEIINHNRIKKNMGSSSRIEVEELLPYSHGYTELSFY, from the exons ATGAGAGATGAGAACTCGAAGAAAAGCAAG TTTTCATGGTCCAAATCCCTGGTTAGAAAATGGTTCAACATCAAGAACAAATCTCAGGACTTCCATGCGGATGATGATGTTTTTGTTGGAAGAG GAGACGATAGGGAATGGAGGATGGGTTCTGCAGAGAGTGAGGCATGCATGGTGAAAAAGAGCAGAACAG AGCAAATGAACAAGAAGAATATGGATCGAGCCCGACGAAGAAGATCTGATGTTGATTTGGCTCAAGCTACTGACGTTCATGACTATAG AATTTTTGTGTCGACATGGAATGTTGGTggaaaatctccaccaaaaaattTGAATCTTGAGGAATGGCTTCATGCCTCACCTCCTGCAGACATATATGTTTTGGG ATTTCAGGAGATTGTTCCTCTCAATGCCGGAAATGTTCTTGGTGCAGAAGACAATGGTCCAGCAAAGAAATGGTTGACACTCATTAGAAGGACACTGAACACCCTTCCTGGAACACATGGATGTGGCAGCTATAGCACACCGTCCCCAGTTCCTGATCCACTTGTGGAGCTAGATGCTGATTTTGAGGGTTCCTCAGTGAGGCAACACAATTCATCATACTTCCACCGACATTCATTCCATTCCATGAGTCGTAGTTTACGAATTAATGGTGATATCATGGAACTGCATCCAAGGCTGGATCGCCGTTTCAGTGTTTGTGACCGAGTAAGCACTGGGAGCAGGCCAAGTGATTTTGATTCAAATTTTAGATGTGGAGATTCATCTGATGATGAGAAAGTTGGGGAACAATCTCCTTCTGCTGGAATTTTCTCACCGTCGTCATATGCTTATGGTGCTCCGCAATATATGGGAGAAAGAAATAGATCATCATCCCACACTGG GTATTGCTTGGTTGCCAGTAAGCAGATGGTTGGCATATTTCTAACAATTTGGGTGCGAAGTGAAATTAGGGGTGATGTACAGAACTTGAAGGTTTCTTGTGTTGGAAGGGGACTGATGGGTTGTCTTGGAAATAAGGTA GGTTCAATATCAATTAGCATGACTTTGCACCAAACAAGCTTCTGCTTCATCTGTAGTCATTTGACCTCAGGACAGAAAGAGGGGGATGAAGCACGGAGGAACTTAGATGTGATGGAGATTTTAAAAAAGACGAGGTTTCCTCGGGTGCAAAAGGCATGTGATGAGAAGACTCGTGAAACAATTCTCGATCATGA TCGTATCATATGGCTTGGTGATTTAAATTACCGCATCGCTCTTTCATATCAGTCCGCAAAGGCTTTAGTTGAGATGCACAACTGGAGAGCTTTGTTGGAAAAAGATCAG cTTCGAATGGAGCAAAGATGTGGCCGTGTTTTTGAGGGATGGAAAGAAGGAAGGATATGTTTTCCTCCCACCTATAAATACTCGAACAACTCTGATCGATACACAGGGGATGACATGCACAGAAAAGAGAAACGGCGGACACCTGCATG GTGTGACCGGATTTTATGGTATGGTAGAGGTCTTACTCAGTTGTCTTATGTACGTGGGGAGTCTAGATTCTCCGACCACAGACCTGTATATGGTACTTTTACTGCAAAGGTTGAAATAATCAATCACAACCGGATTAAGAAAAACATGGGTTCTAGCTCTCGGATAGAGGTGGAGGAACTCTTGCCCTACTCGCATGGTTACACAGAACTCAGTTTCTACTGA
- the LOC103990928 gene encoding type IV inositol polyphosphate 5-phosphatase 7-like isoform X5 yields MRDENSKKSKFSWSKSLVRKWFNIKNKSQDFHADDDVFVGRGDDREWRMGSAESEACMVKKSRTEQMNKKNMDRARRRRSDVDLAQATDVHDYRFQEIVPLNAGNVLGAEDNGPAKKWLTLIRRTLNTLPGTHGCGSYSTPSPVPDPLVELDADFEGSSVRQHNSSYFHRHSFHSMSRSLRINGDIMELHPRLDRRFSVCDRVSTGSRPSDFDSNFRCGDSSDDEKVGEQSPSAGIFSPSSYAYGAPQYMGERNRSSSHTGSRYCLVASKQMVGIFLTIWVRSEIRGDVQNLKVSCVGRGLMGCLGNKVGSISISMTLHQTSFCFICSHLTSGQKEGDEARRNLDVMEILKKTRFPRVQKACDEKTRETILDHDRIIWLGDLNYRIALSYQSAKALVEMHNWRALLEKDQLRMEQRCGRVFEGWKEGRICFPPTYKYSNNSDRYTGDDMHRKEKRRTPAWCDRILWYGRGLTQLSYVRGESRFSDHRPVYGTFTAKVEIINHNRIKKNMGSSSRIEVEELLPYSHGYTELSFY; encoded by the exons ATGAGAGATGAGAACTCGAAGAAAAGCAAG TTTTCATGGTCCAAATCCCTGGTTAGAAAATGGTTCAACATCAAGAACAAATCTCAGGACTTCCATGCGGATGATGATGTTTTTGTTGGAAGAG GAGACGATAGGGAATGGAGGATGGGTTCTGCAGAGAGTGAGGCATGCATGGTGAAAAAGAGCAGAACAG AGCAAATGAACAAGAAGAATATGGATCGAGCCCGACGAAGAAGATCTGATGTTGATTTGGCTCAAGCTACTGACGTTCATGACTATAG ATTTCAGGAGATTGTTCCTCTCAATGCCGGAAATGTTCTTGGTGCAGAAGACAATGGTCCAGCAAAGAAATGGTTGACACTCATTAGAAGGACACTGAACACCCTTCCTGGAACACATGGATGTGGCAGCTATAGCACACCGTCCCCAGTTCCTGATCCACTTGTGGAGCTAGATGCTGATTTTGAGGGTTCCTCAGTGAGGCAACACAATTCATCATACTTCCACCGACATTCATTCCATTCCATGAGTCGTAGTTTACGAATTAATGGTGATATCATGGAACTGCATCCAAGGCTGGATCGCCGTTTCAGTGTTTGTGACCGAGTAAGCACTGGGAGCAGGCCAAGTGATTTTGATTCAAATTTTAGATGTGGAGATTCATCTGATGATGAGAAAGTTGGGGAACAATCTCCTTCTGCTGGAATTTTCTCACCGTCGTCATATGCTTATGGTGCTCCGCAATATATGGGAGAAAGAAATAGATCATCATCCCACACTGG TTCTAGGTATTGCTTGGTTGCCAGTAAGCAGATGGTTGGCATATTTCTAACAATTTGGGTGCGAAGTGAAATTAGGGGTGATGTACAGAACTTGAAGGTTTCTTGTGTTGGAAGGGGACTGATGGGTTGTCTTGGAAATAAGGTA GGTTCAATATCAATTAGCATGACTTTGCACCAAACAAGCTTCTGCTTCATCTGTAGTCATTTGACCTCAGGACAGAAAGAGGGGGATGAAGCACGGAGGAACTTAGATGTGATGGAGATTTTAAAAAAGACGAGGTTTCCTCGGGTGCAAAAGGCATGTGATGAGAAGACTCGTGAAACAATTCTCGATCATGA TCGTATCATATGGCTTGGTGATTTAAATTACCGCATCGCTCTTTCATATCAGTCCGCAAAGGCTTTAGTTGAGATGCACAACTGGAGAGCTTTGTTGGAAAAAGATCAG cTTCGAATGGAGCAAAGATGTGGCCGTGTTTTTGAGGGATGGAAAGAAGGAAGGATATGTTTTCCTCCCACCTATAAATACTCGAACAACTCTGATCGATACACAGGGGATGACATGCACAGAAAAGAGAAACGGCGGACACCTGCATG GTGTGACCGGATTTTATGGTATGGTAGAGGTCTTACTCAGTTGTCTTATGTACGTGGGGAGTCTAGATTCTCCGACCACAGACCTGTATATGGTACTTTTACTGCAAAGGTTGAAATAATCAATCACAACCGGATTAAGAAAAACATGGGTTCTAGCTCTCGGATAGAGGTGGAGGAACTCTTGCCCTACTCGCATGGTTACACAGAACTCAGTTTCTACTGA
- the LOC103990928 gene encoding type IV inositol polyphosphate 5-phosphatase 7-like isoform X4: protein MRDENSKKSKFSWSKSLVRKWFNIKNKSQDFHADDDVFVGRGDDREWRMGSAESEACMVKKSRTEQMNKKNMDRARRRRSDVDLAQATDVHDYRIFVSTWNVGGKSPPKNLNLEEWLHASPPADIYVLGFQEIVPLNAGNVLGAEDNGPAKKWLTLIRRTLNTLPGTHGCGSYSTPSPVPDPLVELDADFEGSSVRQHNSSYFHRHSFHSMSRSLRINGDIMELHPRLDRRFSVCDRVSTGSRPSDFDSNFRCGDSSDDEKVGEQSPSAGIFSPSSYAYGAPQYMGERNRSSSHTGYCLVASKQMVGIFLTIWVRSEIRGDVQNLKVSCVGRGLMGCLGNKGSISISMTLHQTSFCFICSHLTSGQKEGDEARRNLDVMEILKKTRFPRVQKACDEKTRETILDHDRIIWLGDLNYRIALSYQSAKALVEMHNWRALLEKDQLRMEQRCGRVFEGWKEGRICFPPTYKYSNNSDRYTGDDMHRKEKRRTPAWCDRILWYGRGLTQLSYVRGESRFSDHRPVYGTFTAKVEIINHNRIKKNMGSSSRIEVEELLPYSHGYTELSFY, encoded by the exons ATGAGAGATGAGAACTCGAAGAAAAGCAAG TTTTCATGGTCCAAATCCCTGGTTAGAAAATGGTTCAACATCAAGAACAAATCTCAGGACTTCCATGCGGATGATGATGTTTTTGTTGGAAGAG GAGACGATAGGGAATGGAGGATGGGTTCTGCAGAGAGTGAGGCATGCATGGTGAAAAAGAGCAGAACAG AGCAAATGAACAAGAAGAATATGGATCGAGCCCGACGAAGAAGATCTGATGTTGATTTGGCTCAAGCTACTGACGTTCATGACTATAG AATTTTTGTGTCGACATGGAATGTTGGTggaaaatctccaccaaaaaattTGAATCTTGAGGAATGGCTTCATGCCTCACCTCCTGCAGACATATATGTTTTGGG ATTTCAGGAGATTGTTCCTCTCAATGCCGGAAATGTTCTTGGTGCAGAAGACAATGGTCCAGCAAAGAAATGGTTGACACTCATTAGAAGGACACTGAACACCCTTCCTGGAACACATGGATGTGGCAGCTATAGCACACCGTCCCCAGTTCCTGATCCACTTGTGGAGCTAGATGCTGATTTTGAGGGTTCCTCAGTGAGGCAACACAATTCATCATACTTCCACCGACATTCATTCCATTCCATGAGTCGTAGTTTACGAATTAATGGTGATATCATGGAACTGCATCCAAGGCTGGATCGCCGTTTCAGTGTTTGTGACCGAGTAAGCACTGGGAGCAGGCCAAGTGATTTTGATTCAAATTTTAGATGTGGAGATTCATCTGATGATGAGAAAGTTGGGGAACAATCTCCTTCTGCTGGAATTTTCTCACCGTCGTCATATGCTTATGGTGCTCCGCAATATATGGGAGAAAGAAATAGATCATCATCCCACACTGG GTATTGCTTGGTTGCCAGTAAGCAGATGGTTGGCATATTTCTAACAATTTGGGTGCGAAGTGAAATTAGGGGTGATGTACAGAACTTGAAGGTTTCTTGTGTTGGAAGGGGACTGATGGGTTGTCTTGGAAATAAG GGTTCAATATCAATTAGCATGACTTTGCACCAAACAAGCTTCTGCTTCATCTGTAGTCATTTGACCTCAGGACAGAAAGAGGGGGATGAAGCACGGAGGAACTTAGATGTGATGGAGATTTTAAAAAAGACGAGGTTTCCTCGGGTGCAAAAGGCATGTGATGAGAAGACTCGTGAAACAATTCTCGATCATGA TCGTATCATATGGCTTGGTGATTTAAATTACCGCATCGCTCTTTCATATCAGTCCGCAAAGGCTTTAGTTGAGATGCACAACTGGAGAGCTTTGTTGGAAAAAGATCAG cTTCGAATGGAGCAAAGATGTGGCCGTGTTTTTGAGGGATGGAAAGAAGGAAGGATATGTTTTCCTCCCACCTATAAATACTCGAACAACTCTGATCGATACACAGGGGATGACATGCACAGAAAAGAGAAACGGCGGACACCTGCATG GTGTGACCGGATTTTATGGTATGGTAGAGGTCTTACTCAGTTGTCTTATGTACGTGGGGAGTCTAGATTCTCCGACCACAGACCTGTATATGGTACTTTTACTGCAAAGGTTGAAATAATCAATCACAACCGGATTAAGAAAAACATGGGTTCTAGCTCTCGGATAGAGGTGGAGGAACTCTTGCCCTACTCGCATGGTTACACAGAACTCAGTTTCTACTGA
- the LOC103990928 gene encoding type IV inositol polyphosphate 5-phosphatase 7-like isoform X2, translating into MRDENSKKSKFSWSKSLVRKWFNIKNKSQDFHADDDVFVGRGDDREWRMGSAESEACMVKKSRTEQMNKKNMDRARRRRSDVDLAQATDVHDYRIFVSTWNVGGKSPPKNLNLEEWLHASPPADIYVLGFQEIVPLNAGNVLGAEDNGPAKKWLTLIRRTLNTLPGTHGCGSYSTPSPVPDPLVELDADFEGSSVRQHNSSYFHRHSFHSMSRSLRINGDIMELHPRLDRRFSVCDRVSTGSRPSDFDSNFRCGDSSDDEKVGEQSPSAGIFSPSSYAYGAPQYMGERNRSSSHTGSRYCLVASKQMVGIFLTIWVRSEIRGDVQNLKVSCVGRGLMGCLGNKGSISISMTLHQTSFCFICSHLTSGQKEGDEARRNLDVMEILKKTRFPRVQKACDEKTRETILDHDRIIWLGDLNYRIALSYQSAKALVEMHNWRALLEKDQLRMEQRCGRVFEGWKEGRICFPPTYKYSNNSDRYTGDDMHRKEKRRTPAWCDRILWYGRGLTQLSYVRGESRFSDHRPVYGTFTAKVEIINHNRIKKNMGSSSRIEVEELLPYSHGYTELSFY; encoded by the exons ATGAGAGATGAGAACTCGAAGAAAAGCAAG TTTTCATGGTCCAAATCCCTGGTTAGAAAATGGTTCAACATCAAGAACAAATCTCAGGACTTCCATGCGGATGATGATGTTTTTGTTGGAAGAG GAGACGATAGGGAATGGAGGATGGGTTCTGCAGAGAGTGAGGCATGCATGGTGAAAAAGAGCAGAACAG AGCAAATGAACAAGAAGAATATGGATCGAGCCCGACGAAGAAGATCTGATGTTGATTTGGCTCAAGCTACTGACGTTCATGACTATAG AATTTTTGTGTCGACATGGAATGTTGGTggaaaatctccaccaaaaaattTGAATCTTGAGGAATGGCTTCATGCCTCACCTCCTGCAGACATATATGTTTTGGG ATTTCAGGAGATTGTTCCTCTCAATGCCGGAAATGTTCTTGGTGCAGAAGACAATGGTCCAGCAAAGAAATGGTTGACACTCATTAGAAGGACACTGAACACCCTTCCTGGAACACATGGATGTGGCAGCTATAGCACACCGTCCCCAGTTCCTGATCCACTTGTGGAGCTAGATGCTGATTTTGAGGGTTCCTCAGTGAGGCAACACAATTCATCATACTTCCACCGACATTCATTCCATTCCATGAGTCGTAGTTTACGAATTAATGGTGATATCATGGAACTGCATCCAAGGCTGGATCGCCGTTTCAGTGTTTGTGACCGAGTAAGCACTGGGAGCAGGCCAAGTGATTTTGATTCAAATTTTAGATGTGGAGATTCATCTGATGATGAGAAAGTTGGGGAACAATCTCCTTCTGCTGGAATTTTCTCACCGTCGTCATATGCTTATGGTGCTCCGCAATATATGGGAGAAAGAAATAGATCATCATCCCACACTGG TTCTAGGTATTGCTTGGTTGCCAGTAAGCAGATGGTTGGCATATTTCTAACAATTTGGGTGCGAAGTGAAATTAGGGGTGATGTACAGAACTTGAAGGTTTCTTGTGTTGGAAGGGGACTGATGGGTTGTCTTGGAAATAAG GGTTCAATATCAATTAGCATGACTTTGCACCAAACAAGCTTCTGCTTCATCTGTAGTCATTTGACCTCAGGACAGAAAGAGGGGGATGAAGCACGGAGGAACTTAGATGTGATGGAGATTTTAAAAAAGACGAGGTTTCCTCGGGTGCAAAAGGCATGTGATGAGAAGACTCGTGAAACAATTCTCGATCATGA TCGTATCATATGGCTTGGTGATTTAAATTACCGCATCGCTCTTTCATATCAGTCCGCAAAGGCTTTAGTTGAGATGCACAACTGGAGAGCTTTGTTGGAAAAAGATCAG cTTCGAATGGAGCAAAGATGTGGCCGTGTTTTTGAGGGATGGAAAGAAGGAAGGATATGTTTTCCTCCCACCTATAAATACTCGAACAACTCTGATCGATACACAGGGGATGACATGCACAGAAAAGAGAAACGGCGGACACCTGCATG GTGTGACCGGATTTTATGGTATGGTAGAGGTCTTACTCAGTTGTCTTATGTACGTGGGGAGTCTAGATTCTCCGACCACAGACCTGTATATGGTACTTTTACTGCAAAGGTTGAAATAATCAATCACAACCGGATTAAGAAAAACATGGGTTCTAGCTCTCGGATAGAGGTGGAGGAACTCTTGCCCTACTCGCATGGTTACACAGAACTCAGTTTCTACTGA